The genomic segment AATGTGAAGACGGGGAGGGTATCAAAGTAGCGTTTTAGCCGATTGAATTCATTGGCGTCGCGGGATCCTTGCAACACTTCCTGGTAAACCAGGGGGGTGATCCCCCAGGGGATCTCGCTATTCAGTACACGTTCAAACAGTTCTGCTATTGGGCTGTTGCCGTTGCGCAGGTATTCGATCAGGACCGATGTGTCTGCCAGGATCATTTGCCGGCCCGCATGGCTTTGTGATCGTAGCCGGCGGCAAAGTGGATTTTTCCACGCAGTTTTCGCAGGTCCTTCATGCGCCGGCGCTGAATAAATTCACGCAGGGCGGTATCGATCAGCTCCCGCTTGGTACGGATCTCTTTTGACAGGCGCAGGGCTTCGTCCACCAGTTGATCATCCAAAACCACGTTGGTTCGCATAATACACCTCTATATGTGTATATTAATGTGTGAAGAGTGGGATTGCAACCCGCCTGGAAAAACAGTTGAAAAGTTAAAAAGAAGGTGACAGGAGGTAAGGGGCGGTTCGTGAACCGCCCCATTCCACTTTTCTCTATATTTCCTGTATAGTTTTGCGGGAGGCAGTGATGGGCATAAAGAAAGTTTTCCTGCTCTATTTGTTTACGGTTCCGGTGTTTTTTGTGATCGACATGGTGTGGCTGGGGTTCGTGGCCAAGGGGTTTTACCGCCGCCACCTGGGCGATTTCCTGGCGCCGAAATTCAACTGGCCGGCGGCGATGATTTTCTACCTGTTGTTTATCGTGGGCATCCTGGTGTTTGCGGTATTGCCGGGGCTGGATAAAAACTCTTTTGCCCATTGCCTGCTGATGGGGGTGTTGTTCGGTTTCTTTACGTACGCCACCTACGACCTCACCAACCTGGCCACCCTGAAGGGCTGGCCCATGCCGATCGTGATCGTGGACATCATCTGGGGCATGGTGCTGAGCGGGTCTGTCGCGGCCGTCAGTTTCCTGATCGGCAAAAAACTGCTGTAAGCGCTTGGTGATCAGCCGGCGCGGCTGGTGTGGAATACGCGGCGGAAGTGGAAGCCGTAAATGGCGAAAGTGATGGCCTGGGGAAACAGGCGCGGACAGCGGAATAGCGACCAGAAAACCAGTTTCCAATAGTACTTGCGGCCGCGGTCAAAGATTCCCAGCACGAAAAAGGCGCGGATGGCCGCCTTGATATGGTAAAAACGCAGCGGCACACTGCTGCGGGGGGGCGTTTTCCCTGAACGGCGCAAATTTTTCAGGCAGCGGGCCTTTTGCCGCAGAAACTCCTGGACGCGGCGGGTGTAGGGCTTGCAGGCGTAGATGGATTGCAGGATGCGCTGGTAGCCGCGGATGAGTTCCTGGTAATCCATGCGCGGCAGGAAGTTGATGGAAAAATCGGTGTTGTCTCCGGAAAAACCTTTCAACAGGCGCTTCTCCTGTTGCAGGCGCTGGTAGAGCCGGGTGTTGCGGGGGGCGTTCAGCAGGCCCACCATGGCCGTGACAATGCCGCTGTTCTGGATGAACTCGATCTGACGGTGAAAAATTGAGGGAGAATCGTTGTCAAAGCCCACGATAAAGCCGCCGGTCACTTCCAAACCCGATGCCTGGATGTGTTTGACGCTGGAGTCCAGGTCACGGCCGGCGTTCTGCATTTTTCCGCATGCCACCAGGCTGTCCTTGTCCGGGGTCTCGATGCCGATAAACACCTGGTCGAAACCCGCTTTTACCATCAGGGTCAACAACTCGTCGTCATCGGCCAGGTCGATGGAGGCCTCGGTATTGAAATTGAAAGGTGAGCGGTGTTGTTTCATCCACTCAATAATGGGGGGAAGGACTTCGGTTTTCAGGGCGGGACGGTTGCCGATGAAATTGTCGTCTACAAAAAAGACCCCTCCGCGCCAGCCCCGGTCATAAAGGCTGTTAAGTTCCGCTACGACCTGGCCGGCGCTCTTGGTGCGGACCCGGCGGCCGAAAAGGGCGGTAATGCTGCAAAATTCGCAGTTATAGGGGCAACCGCGGGAGTATTGCAGGTTCATGGAAACGTATTTTTTCATTTTCAGCAAGTGCCACAGCGGAGTCGGGGTGAGGCTGAGTTCAGGAAACTGACGGGCGGTGTAAACCTTGCGGGCATGACCTTGGTGTAGGTCGGAAAGAAAGGGGGGCAATGTGGCCTCCGCTTCGTTGAGTACCAAGTGGTTTACTTCGGGAAAGGTGTCGGGGGCTTCGGTGAACAGGGGGCCTCCGGCCACTATCGGTTTGCCGGCCTGTTTGGCCATGCGGATCACTTCACGGGTTGATTTCTGTTGAACGGCCATGGCGCTGATAAAAACCATGTCCGCCCAGGCCAGGTGACGCTCACGCAGGGACGAGACGTTCATGTCCACCA from the Candidatus Aminicenantes bacterium genome contains:
- a CDS encoding type II toxin-antitoxin system VapB family antitoxin; this encodes MRTNVVLDDQLVDEALRLSKEIRTKRELIDTALREFIQRRRMKDLRKLRGKIHFAAGYDHKAMRAGK
- a CDS encoding DUF2177 family protein translates to MGIKKVFLLYLFTVPVFFVIDMVWLGFVAKGFYRRHLGDFLAPKFNWPAAMIFYLLFIVGILVFAVLPGLDKNSFAHCLLMGVLFGFFTYATYDLTNLATLKGWPMPIVIVDIIWGMVLSGSVAAVSFLIGKKLL
- a CDS encoding DUF4070 domain-containing protein, with the translated sequence MKALLVYPQYPDTFWSFKHAIRFISKKSVYPPLGLLTVAAMLPADWQLELVDMNVSSLRERHLAWADMVFISAMAVQQKSTREVIRMAKQAGKPIVAGGPLFTEAPDTFPEVNHLVLNEAEATLPPFLSDLHQGHARKVYTARQFPELSLTPTPLWHLLKMKKYVSMNLQYSRGCPYNCEFCSITALFGRRVRTKSAGQVVAELNSLYDRGWRGGVFFVDDNFIGNRPALKTEVLPPIIEWMKQHRSPFNFNTEASIDLADDDELLTLMVKAGFDQVFIGIETPDKDSLVACGKMQNAGRDLDSSVKHIQASGLEVTGGFIVGFDNDSPSIFHRQIEFIQNSGIVTAMVGLLNAPRNTRLYQRLQQEKRLLKGFSGDNTDFSINFLPRMDYQELIRGYQRILQSIYACKPYTRRVQEFLRQKARCLKNLRRSGKTPPRSSVPLRFYHIKAAIRAFFVLGIFDRGRKYYWKLVFWSLFRCPRLFPQAITFAIYGFHFRRVFHTSRAG